One window from the genome of Pararhizobium gei encodes:
- a CDS encoding branched-chain amino acid aminotransferase yields MTVDTSARSATWTYVDGEWLSGNPKLIGPTSHAMWLGSTVFDGARWFDGIAPDLDLHCQRVNRSALALGLEPVVSAQDIEALAWEGVKKFDGATALYIKPMYWGEHGMPGSVVAVDPDSTRFALCLFEAPMGEGPAGTGGQSLTLSPFRRPTIESMPTDAKAGCLYPNNARILMEARKRGFSNALVRDMLGNIAETGSSNVFMVRDGVVYTPAANRTFLAGITRTRVIALLRDAGFAVVETSLTLSDFEAADEIFTSGNYSKVVPVTRLEDRDLQPGPVAAKAKDLYMDWAHSEGGQDL; encoded by the coding sequence ATGACCGTCGATACATCCGCCCGCAGCGCCACCTGGACCTATGTCGATGGCGAGTGGCTGTCCGGCAATCCCAAACTGATAGGCCCCACCTCGCATGCCATGTGGCTGGGATCGACGGTGTTCGACGGCGCCCGCTGGTTCGACGGGATTGCGCCGGACCTCGATCTCCACTGCCAGCGCGTCAACCGCTCGGCGCTCGCGCTCGGTCTTGAGCCCGTGGTGTCCGCGCAGGATATCGAGGCGCTCGCCTGGGAGGGCGTCAAGAAATTCGACGGCGCCACCGCCCTCTACATCAAGCCGATGTACTGGGGCGAGCACGGCATGCCCGGCAGCGTCGTCGCCGTCGATCCGGACTCGACCCGCTTCGCGCTCTGCCTGTTCGAGGCCCCCATGGGCGAAGGGCCTGCAGGCACGGGCGGCCAGTCGCTCACCCTGTCTCCCTTCCGCCGCCCGACCATCGAAAGCATGCCGACCGACGCCAAGGCCGGCTGCCTTTATCCCAACAATGCCCGCATCCTGATGGAAGCCCGCAAGCGCGGCTTCTCCAACGCTCTGGTCCGCGACATGCTCGGCAACATCGCCGAAACCGGCTCCTCCAACGTGTTCATGGTCAGGGACGGCGTCGTCTATACCCCCGCCGCCAACCGCACCTTTTTGGCCGGCATCACCCGCACCCGCGTCATCGCCCTCCTGCGCGACGCCGGCTTCGCGGTGGTCGAGACAAGCCTCACCCTCTCCGACTTCGAAGCCGCCGACGAGATCTTCACCTCCGGCAATTACTCAAAGGTCGTCCCCGTCACCCGGCTGGAAGACCGCGACCTGCAACCCGGCCCAGTCGCGGCGAAGGCGAAGGATCTGTACATGGACTGGGCGCATTCGGAGGGTGGGCAGGATTTGTGA
- a CDS encoding zinc-dependent alcohol dehydrogenase family protein: protein MKAMYYDAFGKTPEIRVLPDPVPGDNGVVVKIEATGLCRSDWHGWMGHDPDIALPHVPGHELAGTIAATGKGVLRYTVGDRVTVPFVSGCGRCGECHSGNSQVCINQFQPGFTHWGSFAEFVAIDFADQNLVPLPESLDFETAASLGCRFATSFRAIVDQGRVRGGEWVAVHGCGGVGLSAIMIATAMGANVVAIDIAETKLSFAREIGAVATIDGSITGDVAEAVREITAGGAHLSIDALGSPVTCFNSIRNLRRRGRHVQVGLMLGEHASPQIPMSQVIGNELEIYGSHGMQAWRYADMLAMMETGKLDPKKLIGRHISLEEAIPALTTMDTAQDLGISVITRF from the coding sequence ATGAAAGCCATGTATTACGACGCCTTTGGCAAGACGCCGGAGATCCGCGTGCTGCCGGACCCGGTACCGGGCGATAACGGGGTCGTCGTCAAAATCGAGGCGACCGGGCTTTGCCGCAGCGACTGGCATGGCTGGATGGGGCATGATCCGGATATCGCCCTGCCGCATGTGCCGGGCCACGAGCTCGCCGGAACAATTGCCGCCACCGGCAAGGGCGTGCTGCGCTACACGGTCGGAGACAGGGTGACTGTGCCTTTCGTGTCGGGCTGCGGCCGCTGCGGCGAGTGCCATTCCGGAAACAGCCAGGTCTGCATCAACCAGTTCCAGCCGGGCTTCACCCATTGGGGGTCCTTTGCTGAATTCGTCGCGATCGACTTTGCCGACCAGAACCTCGTGCCCCTGCCGGAAAGTCTGGATTTTGAGACGGCCGCCAGCCTCGGATGCCGCTTTGCCACCTCGTTTCGCGCCATTGTCGATCAGGGCCGGGTGCGGGGCGGCGAATGGGTGGCGGTGCATGGCTGCGGCGGCGTCGGCCTGTCGGCGATCATGATCGCCACGGCAATGGGCGCCAATGTGGTGGCGATCGACATCGCCGAAACAAAGCTGTCCTTCGCCCGCGAGATCGGTGCCGTCGCCACCATCGACGGCAGCATCACCGGCGATGTCGCCGAAGCCGTCCGGGAGATTACCGCGGGTGGAGCGCATCTTTCCATCGACGCGCTCGGCTCGCCCGTCACCTGCTTCAACTCGATCCGCAACCTGCGGCGGCGCGGCCGCCATGTGCAGGTCGGCCTGATGCTCGGCGAGCATGCGAGCCCGCAGATCCCAATGTCCCAGGTGATCGGTAACGAGCTTGAAATCTATGGCAGCCACGGCATGCAGGCCTGGCGCTACGCCGACATGCTGGCGATGATGGAGACCGGCAAGCTCGATCCGAAAAAACTGATCGGCCGCCATATCAGCCTGGAAGAGGCGATCCCCGCCCTGACGACGATGGACACCGCCCAGGATCTGGGAATCAGCGTCATCACACGGTTTTGA
- a CDS encoding c-type cytochrome — MKLKTILSALVIAGCGVSAVVAADDPVKVRESLMKQIGGSMGALAGIAKGEKPYDAEVVKTALTTIGTSIKAFPDQFPAGSEAGSEASPKIWENMDDFKAKAAKLGTDADMLLAQLPADQAAVGEAAGVLGKNCGGCHQLYRVKK; from the coding sequence ATGAAGCTTAAAACGATACTATCGGCGCTGGTGATTGCCGGCTGCGGCGTGAGCGCAGTGGTCGCTGCCGATGATCCGGTCAAGGTCCGCGAAAGCCTGATGAAGCAGATCGGAGGCTCGATGGGCGCGCTGGCCGGTATCGCCAAGGGCGAAAAGCCCTATGATGCCGAGGTGGTCAAGACGGCACTGACGACCATCGGCACAAGTATCAAGGCTTTCCCGGACCAGTTTCCGGCCGGTTCGGAAGCAGGCTCCGAGGCTAGCCCGAAGATCTGGGAGAATATGGATGACTTCAAGGCTAAAGCGGCAAAGCTCGGCACGGACGCCGACATGCTGCTCGCCCAGCTTCCCGCCGACCAGGCGGCTGTCGGCGAAGCGGCCGGAGTGCTCGGAAAGAATTGCGGCGGCTGTCATCAGCTCTATCGCGTCAAAAAATAG
- a CDS encoding Thivi_2564 family membrane protein, with protein MASSMLISILITFLVIVLVLYLVARLPIDARAKQIVRVIVIIIGIISLLKYLAVF; from the coding sequence ATGGCTTCATCCATGCTTATCAGTATTCTCATTACTTTTCTCGTCATTGTGCTTGTTCTCTATCTCGTCGCACGGCTGCCGATCGACGCCCGCGCCAAGCAAATCGTCCGGGTGATCGTGATTATCATCGGTATTATTTCGCTGTTGAAATATCTCGCCGTGTTTTAA
- a CDS encoding aldo/keto reductase, with the protein MKTLCLVFGLGFATRGARLEKPLGRCITNTICTLALARGLPAPIALQFEYSLAERGVENEHIALASEFGMAMVPRSPLGGGFFSGKYRRDDPANVAGNRPPELPDGKSEETTDALLQVADETGTPPGSPLPGFQRGRLSDRF; encoded by the coding sequence ATGAAAACGCTCTGCCTTGTCTTCGGACTGGGCTTTGCCACCCGCGGGGCGCGGCTCGAAAAGCCGCTCGGGCGCTGCATAACGAACACAATTTGCACCCTGGCTTTGGCGCGCGGACTGCCAGCGCCGATTGCGCTCCAGTTCGAGTATTCCCTGGCCGAACGCGGCGTCGAGAACGAGCATATCGCACTGGCATCGGAATTTGGCATGGCGATGGTGCCCAGGAGCCCGCTCGGCGGCGGATTTTTTTCCGGAAAATACCGGCGCGACGATCCAGCCAATGTCGCCGGCAACCGCCCGCCGGAACTTCCGGACGGAAAATCGGAAGAGACCACGGACGCCTTGCTGCAGGTGGCCGACGAGACCGGGACGCCGCCAGGATCGCCCTTGCCTGGCTTTCAACGAGGCCGGTTGTCGGACCGGTTCTGA
- a CDS encoding dihydrodipicolinate synthase family protein — translation MLFHGLSAFPITPADGHGRVDTQTLGILLKRIDKAGADSVGLLGSTGSYMYLCRDEKRRAIETAADCLGGRTPLIVGVGALRTDDAVALAQDARDAGAQGLLLAPVSYTPLSDNEVFEHFAAVAKATDLPICVYNNPGTTHFSIGNALLTRLAAIPSIVAVKNPAVPADDMPGTHLATQAAVHAGFAIGYSGDWRAADAILSGGVAWYSVLAGLLPEPCVKLMRAAQGGDRAEVERINALFEPFWSLFRELSSYRVVHAVANLLELSRFDPPRPILPLAANEKPRLQAALAGLSLV, via the coding sequence ATGCTGTTCCATGGCCTGTCCGCTTTTCCCATCACGCCCGCCGACGGCCATGGACGTGTCGACACCCAGACACTGGGCATCCTGCTCAAGCGCATCGACAAGGCCGGCGCCGATTCCGTCGGCCTGTTGGGAAGCACAGGCTCCTATATGTATCTCTGTCGCGACGAGAAGCGGCGGGCCATCGAAACTGCCGCCGATTGCCTTGGCGGGCGCACGCCGCTCATCGTCGGTGTGGGGGCCCTGCGCACCGACGACGCGGTAGCGCTTGCGCAGGATGCACGGGATGCCGGCGCGCAGGGACTTCTGCTGGCGCCGGTGTCCTACACGCCGCTTTCGGACAATGAAGTGTTCGAGCATTTCGCTGCCGTCGCCAAAGCCACGGACCTGCCGATCTGCGTCTACAACAATCCGGGCACGACGCATTTTTCGATCGGCAACGCGCTCCTGACACGCCTTGCCGCCATACCGTCAATCGTCGCCGTGAAAAATCCGGCTGTGCCAGCAGACGATATGCCGGGAACCCATCTGGCGACGCAGGCAGCCGTTCACGCCGGTTTCGCCATCGGCTACAGCGGCGACTGGCGGGCGGCCGACGCAATCCTCTCCGGGGGCGTCGCCTGGTACAGCGTCCTTGCCGGCCTGCTGCCGGAGCCGTGCGTCAAGCTGATGCGAGCAGCGCAGGGCGGAGACCGCGCCGAGGTTGAGCGCATCAACGCGCTTTTCGAACCGTTCTGGAGCCTGTTTCGCGAACTGAGCAGCTACCGGGTGGTTCACGCCGTCGCCAACCTGCTTGAGCTTAGTCGCTTTGACCCGCCGCGCCCGATCCTTCCGCTGGCGGCAAACGAAAAGCCAAGGCTGCAGGCAGCCTTGGCTGGACTTTCATTGGTCTGA
- a CDS encoding superoxide dismutase, translating into MAFELPNLPYDYDALTPYMSRETLEYHHDKHHLAYVTNGNKLAEEAGFADLSLEEIVKKSYGTNQPLFNNAGQHYNHLHFWKWMKKGGGGTQLPGKLDAAIKSDLGGYDKFRADFIAAGTTQFGSGWAWLSVKGGKLEISKTPNGESPLVHGASPILGVDVWEHSYYIDYRNARPKYLEAFVDSLINWDYVLELYEAAA; encoded by the coding sequence ATGGCTTTCGAATTGCCGAACCTGCCTTACGATTACGACGCGCTGACGCCTTACATGTCGCGCGAGACGCTTGAGTATCATCACGACAAGCATCACCTCGCTTACGTGACGAACGGCAACAAGCTTGCCGAGGAAGCCGGTTTTGCCGACCTTTCGCTCGAGGAGATCGTCAAGAAGTCCTACGGCACCAACCAGCCGCTGTTCAACAATGCCGGCCAGCACTACAACCATTTGCATTTCTGGAAGTGGATGAAGAAGGGTGGCGGCGGAACGCAGTTGCCGGGCAAGCTCGATGCGGCGATCAAGTCCGATCTCGGCGGTTATGACAAGTTCCGGGCCGATTTCATCGCAGCCGGCACCACGCAGTTCGGCTCCGGCTGGGCCTGGCTCTCGGTCAAGGGTGGCAAGCTCGAAATCTCCAAGACCCCGAACGGCGAAAGCCCGCTGGTCCACGGCGCGTCGCCGATCCTCGGTGTCGACGTGTGGGAACATTCCTATTACATCGACTATCGCAACGCCCGTCCGAAATATCTGGAAGCCTTCGTCGACAGCCTGATCAACTGGGATTACGTGCTGGAACTGTACGAAGCCGCTGCTTGA
- a CDS encoding methyltransferase family protein, which translates to MIDGYPGVDLIALARAALLLGPVGGTMLLLILLPPTPRQATAALLGGLWQLPALLVLNMAAQGFDWWRFQPDAIAVLGFPVDLWIGWSILWGPMAVILSRRVPPVLMIITFVAVDIVSMPLLEPLVVLGRSWLVGEAAGILFCLLPCLVLARLTETDSKPVVRTCFHGLGWGGYMLLVLPACVLAWEGRDYIAVLESASALRWIGALTIGLPCLLIGWAAAHEFALVGRGTPVPYDPPKRVVTSGPYASIANPMQITSALVMASLAILTGSTATWAIPVTFLIFDGIFAAWYNRTHIALAMPEDWAEYRAAVRDWVPRGRPYIARTATLHFPDSGQDSRLLAWLMRHAAEGLVIETAPVRPTLARHRLRYVSSDADLNATGTAALGRALEHLGGISALAGWVLRLPGINQLAELASLLLPVRRIVMMIAQVAR; encoded by the coding sequence ATGATTGATGGATATCCGGGCGTCGACCTGATTGCGCTCGCGCGGGCAGCGTTGTTGCTCGGTCCAGTTGGCGGGACGATGTTGCTGCTGATCCTCCTTCCGCCCACTCCGCGACAGGCGACTGCGGCGCTGCTCGGCGGCCTTTGGCAACTGCCGGCACTTCTCGTTCTCAACATGGCTGCACAAGGCTTCGACTGGTGGCGTTTTCAGCCTGATGCCATTGCTGTTTTAGGATTTCCGGTCGATCTGTGGATTGGCTGGTCCATCCTCTGGGGCCCGATGGCTGTGATCTTGTCGCGGCGTGTCCCGCCCGTGTTGATGATCATCACGTTCGTTGCTGTCGATATAGTCTCGATGCCTCTTCTGGAGCCGCTGGTTGTGCTGGGCAGAAGCTGGTTGGTTGGCGAGGCCGCGGGTATTCTGTTCTGTCTTTTGCCGTGTCTGGTTCTTGCGCGGTTGACGGAGACCGACAGCAAGCCGGTTGTAAGGACCTGCTTTCACGGTCTCGGCTGGGGCGGCTACATGCTTCTGGTTTTGCCCGCCTGCGTGCTGGCGTGGGAGGGCAGGGACTACATCGCCGTGCTGGAATCTGCATCGGCTTTACGCTGGATCGGTGCCTTGACGATCGGGCTGCCTTGCCTGCTCATCGGTTGGGCTGCGGCGCATGAATTCGCGCTCGTCGGACGTGGCACGCCCGTTCCTTATGATCCGCCGAAAAGGGTGGTGACCAGCGGCCCCTACGCGTCGATCGCAAACCCCATGCAGATCACCTCCGCGCTCGTAATGGCCTCGCTTGCCATTCTCACCGGTTCCACCGCCACATGGGCGATACCCGTGACATTCCTGATCTTCGACGGCATTTTCGCCGCTTGGTACAATCGCACCCACATCGCGCTTGCCATGCCGGAAGACTGGGCCGAGTACCGGGCCGCCGTGCGGGATTGGGTTCCGCGCGGCAGGCCGTATATCGCGCGTACGGCAACACTGCATTTCCCCGATTCCGGCCAGGATTCCAGGCTGCTTGCCTGGTTGATGCGGCATGCTGCCGAGGGCTTGGTGATAGAAACGGCACCGGTGCGCCCCACGCTGGCGCGTCATCGTTTGCGCTACGTCAGCAGTGACGCCGATTTGAATGCCACTGGCACAGCGGCGCTCGGCCGCGCGCTGGAGCATCTTGGCGGGATATCAGCCCTTGCAGGTTGGGTATTACGTCTGCCCGGGATCAATCAACTGGCAGAACTGGCTTCGTTGTTGCTGCCTGTTCGACGGATCGTGATGATGATAGCGCAAGTGGCGCGTTAG
- a CDS encoding type II toxin-antitoxin system VapC family toxin, with protein MSGAVFDASALLAMAFAEPGADKAIAYLSIGRVSAVNYSEAGTKLIDKGMNPEEAFALLGALGLEVVAFDVTEAKTAAGLRQQRRRLGLSFADRACLALADRNAAVVLTTDRAWASLEGLACTVSLLR; from the coding sequence ATGAGCGGAGCCGTATTCGACGCATCGGCACTGCTGGCGATGGCCTTTGCCGAGCCCGGTGCCGACAAGGCGATTGCCTATCTCTCCATCGGTCGTGTGTCTGCCGTCAACTATTCGGAAGCCGGCACCAAGCTGATTGACAAAGGCATGAACCCCGAAGAAGCCTTTGCGCTGCTTGGCGCGTTGGGGCTGGAGGTTGTGGCTTTCGACGTGACTGAGGCGAAGACCGCCGCCGGCCTTCGCCAGCAACGTCGGCGTCTCGGTCTTTCCTTCGCCGATCGCGCCTGCCTGGCTCTTGCCGATCGTAACGCAGCAGTGGTTTTGACCACGGATCGGGCTTGGGCAAGTCTGGAAGGCCTTGCCTGCACCGTCTCCCTCCTTCGCTGA
- a CDS encoding MYG1 family protein → MTPDFLVTHSGGFHADELLSSVVLTRLFPLARIVRSRAPDWISPGTDRIIYDVGGAYDAGARIFDHHQRGAPLREDGQPYSSFGLIWKHFGRDYLAASGVPEGHVEDLHASFDAGFVLPVDLTDNGALSPSVAGLLGGLTLPVLLETLTPVFDETDPEAGDRAFDAALVIARSFVEARIGKSAAKLRAEALVHRAIMDAGEGRILELPMGMPFRPAIVKAGADQLLFVVHPRDRDWCLTTIRRADEGFENRADLPAAWAGLTNGDLEAACGVAGASFCHNGRFVAAAKTREAALAMAALAVNEAVSLEVAQ, encoded by the coding sequence ATGACCCCAGACTTCCTCGTCACCCATTCCGGTGGCTTCCATGCCGATGAGCTTTTGTCGAGCGTCGTCCTCACCCGGCTTTTCCCGCTGGCGCGCATCGTTCGCAGCCGGGCGCCGGACTGGATTTCGCCAGGCACCGATCGCATCATCTATGATGTCGGCGGCGCCTATGATGCCGGGGCGCGGATCTTCGATCACCACCAGCGCGGCGCACCGTTGCGGGAGGATGGTCAACCCTACAGTTCGTTCGGATTGATCTGGAAGCATTTCGGCCGGGATTATCTCGCCGCTTCCGGTGTTCCGGAAGGGCATGTCGAGGATCTCCATGCCTCGTTCGACGCCGGCTTCGTGCTGCCGGTCGATCTGACGGACAATGGTGCGCTCAGCCCGTCGGTGGCGGGTCTCTTGGGCGGGCTCACCTTGCCGGTGCTGCTGGAGACCCTGACGCCTGTTTTCGACGAAACCGATCCGGAAGCAGGCGACCGCGCCTTTGACGCGGCCTTGGTGATCGCCCGCAGCTTCGTCGAGGCGCGGATCGGCAAGAGTGCCGCGAAATTGCGCGCCGAGGCGCTGGTGCACCGGGCCATCATGGACGCAGGCGAGGGACGGATTCTGGAATTGCCGATGGGCATGCCGTTCCGTCCGGCCATCGTCAAGGCGGGCGCCGATCAGCTGCTGTTCGTCGTCCACCCGCGCGACAGGGACTGGTGCCTGACCACCATCCGCCGCGCCGACGAAGGTTTTGAAAACCGCGCCGATCTGCCGGCCGCCTGGGCGGGTCTGACCAATGGCGATCTGGAGGCCGCCTGCGGGGTGGCAGGCGCAAGCTTCTGCCACAACGGCCGCTTCGTCGCCGCCGCCAAGACCCGCGAGGCGGCGCTTGCCATGGCCGCGCTTGCGGTGAACGAGGCTGTTTCCCTTGAGGTGGCCCAATAG
- a CDS encoding c-type cytochrome gives MGTRLRKLASVVLFVGVIVGGGAWFVTKPEPWPASHWQGLGEADLANGEHIFWAGGCVSCHAAPKSEGDAKLVLSGGLPLTSPFGTFHVPNISPDEKAGIGGWTLAEFGDAMTRGVGKSGEHLYPSFPYGSYARLTQKDINDLYGFIRTLPKSANVAPPHDLPFPFNIRLSLGGWKLLFFTDKPRVTVDTTDPKIARGQYLVEGPGHCGECHTPRNALGGFEADRWLAGAPNPEGEGIVPNITPGSTSIGSWSESDIANYLETGFTPDFDSVGGSMVEVQQNLAKLPASDREAIAAYLKAVPSL, from the coding sequence ATGGGCACGAGGCTTCGAAAACTGGCGTCCGTCGTTCTTTTTGTCGGCGTTATCGTAGGCGGCGGCGCATGGTTCGTCACGAAGCCCGAACCTTGGCCAGCGTCCCATTGGCAGGGACTGGGCGAAGCTGATCTTGCCAATGGCGAGCACATCTTCTGGGCCGGCGGCTGCGTCAGCTGCCATGCTGCGCCGAAATCCGAGGGCGACGCGAAGCTCGTCCTATCGGGCGGCCTGCCGCTCACCAGCCCGTTCGGCACGTTCCACGTTCCCAACATCTCGCCGGACGAAAAGGCCGGCATCGGCGGCTGGACGCTGGCGGAATTCGGCGATGCCATGACCCGCGGCGTCGGGAAAAGCGGCGAGCATCTCTATCCGTCCTTTCCTTACGGCTCCTATGCGAGGCTGACGCAGAAGGACATAAACGACCTCTACGGCTTCATCCGGACACTGCCGAAGAGCGCCAATGTGGCGCCACCGCACGATCTGCCGTTCCCTTTCAACATCCGCCTTTCCCTCGGCGGCTGGAAGCTGCTGTTCTTCACCGACAAGCCCCGGGTGACAGTCGATACCACCGATCCGAAGATCGCCCGCGGTCAGTATCTTGTCGAAGGTCCCGGCCATTGCGGGGAGTGTCACACCCCGCGCAATGCCTTGGGCGGGTTTGAGGCTGACCGCTGGCTGGCCGGCGCACCGAACCCGGAGGGCGAGGGCATCGTTCCGAACATCACGCCGGGATCGACGAGCATCGGCTCCTGGAGCGAGAGCGATATCGCCAACTACCTGGAAACCGGCTTTACACCCGATTTCGATTCCGTCGGCGGCTCGATGGTCGAGGTTCAGCAGAACCTCGCAAAACTCCCGGCCAGCGACCGCGAGGCGATCGCGGCCTATCTGAAGGCGGTGCCTTCGCTGTAG
- a CDS encoding ATP-dependent Clp protease proteolytic subunit — protein MMDRTQLLSFGQRLKAYALSVDDGMMMRHFFHGLLVTSLVFIVIDWRELGTANPQLPGFDPMQPQAVPVLPPALTEGEPQNAPSDVTADPETLKQAIRFELKPGGILLAEGAIDPGAAARFASEIEARGEYVKTVQLNSPGGAVGDALAMSTLIREKKLDTRVASGALCASSCPIVMAGGIGRTAETDAVIGVHQVFNGSKEKLSPERAMSEAQRTTADVTRHLAEMGIKPGVWLHALETPPDRLYYLTGEEMKEFALTTEGATPVAEAKKE, from the coding sequence ATGATGGACCGCACGCAGCTGCTGAGTTTCGGCCAGCGGCTGAAAGCCTATGCCTTGTCGGTCGACGACGGCATGATGATGCGGCACTTTTTCCACGGGCTGCTGGTGACCTCGCTGGTCTTCATCGTCATTGACTGGCGGGAGCTCGGCACGGCGAACCCGCAGCTGCCCGGCTTCGACCCGATGCAGCCGCAAGCCGTGCCGGTGCTGCCGCCGGCGCTGACCGAGGGCGAGCCGCAGAACGCGCCCTCCGACGTGACGGCCGATCCGGAGACGCTGAAACAGGCGATCCGCTTCGAACTGAAACCGGGCGGTATTTTGCTTGCCGAAGGCGCGATCGACCCCGGGGCGGCAGCGCGCTTCGCCAGCGAAATCGAGGCACGCGGCGAATATGTGAAGACCGTCCAGCTCAACTCCCCCGGCGGCGCCGTCGGCGATGCGCTCGCCATGTCGACGCTGATCCGCGAGAAAAAGCTCGACACACGGGTCGCCAGCGGCGCGCTCTGCGCCTCCTCCTGCCCGATCGTCATGGCCGGCGGCATCGGCCGCACCGCCGAGACGGATGCCGTTATCGGCGTGCATCAGGTTTTCAACGGCTCGAAGGAAAAACTCTCGCCCGAGCGCGCGATGTCGGAGGCCCAGCGCACCACCGCCGACGTCACCCGCCATCTCGCCGAGATGGGCATCAAGCCCGGCGTCTGGCTGCACGCGCTGGAAACGCCGCCGGACCGGCTGTATTATCTGACGGGCGAGGAGATGAAGGAATTCGCGCTGACGACGGAGGGGGCGACGCCGGTGGCGGAGGCGAAGAAGGAATAG
- a CDS encoding GNAT family N-acetyltransferase, with protein sequence MLHTPISTSPPHLAARAPMVTIRVAKTHDLAGLRDMIAELAAHHGDAAAVTAESLERDLFGPLPWISALVAEAAGEPIGYAILVPLYRAQQGMRGMELHHLYVRPAHRGTGIGRHLVAKAREQARMAGAAYLSVSAATGNFQAHRFYESENFTPGPVTGMRYLQTLA encoded by the coding sequence ATGCTGCATACGCCCATTTCCACATCACCGCCCCATCTTGCGGCTCGCGCACCGATGGTCACCATCCGCGTGGCCAAGACACATGATCTTGCCGGTCTTCGCGACATGATCGCCGAACTTGCGGCGCATCATGGCGACGCGGCCGCCGTGACGGCCGAAAGCCTGGAGCGGGACCTGTTCGGACCCCTGCCCTGGATCAGCGCCCTCGTGGCAGAAGCGGCCGGCGAGCCGATCGGCTATGCCATTCTTGTGCCGCTCTACAGGGCGCAGCAGGGCATGCGCGGCATGGAACTGCATCACCTCTACGTCCGCCCTGCCCATCGCGGCACCGGCATCGGCCGACATCTTGTCGCCAAGGCCCGCGAGCAGGCGCGCATGGCGGGCGCCGCCTATCTTTCCGTCAGCGCGGCGACCGGCAATTTCCAGGCTCACCGCTTCTATGAGTCGGAAAACTTCACGCCCGGCCCGGTGACCGGCATGCGGTATCTGCAGACGCTGGCGTGA